One window from the genome of Kaistella carnis encodes:
- a CDS encoding DUF6909 family protein has protein sequence MVNSRARETTEAIERLYVSMRHLFYRGFFKPAGISGESLRSLLMTINPEIYGTMGVPNKVELDGLLYVLDRLPEGIEECSFIHLTSDEGFEKGSFEVIVPKKRRRNCYRIDEHQMNIEVLLGRSEIYDILTHLTFLYIEADKIRKLAFINDENDKPTRAWKIIEEVAKGDKKLSRKEKEVALIHLSSLLGRTFDETLNAYNNFGDDSNPDRLFKIMYHLGNESFNDYKKIREREVHFSAILRERVGHHFFGEKWANKVKSVLAENNMQMRPLHIISANMHSVKNMLYANDSIGKKPTKKVDFKMFEEISNKKSLQEKVLAHSQEAGLIYIDDQSGSNIDVQIIDLAKTDLSNTPFADMKYSGEDVIMVFDYAFGEQAYEIMDELLRPYEYGGEVYTMKVKSISIMGKAGILMGEKGDIMIPTSHVFEGTADNYPFENALKLEDFEDDELQAFEGGMVTVLGTSLQNKDILKYFMETSWKAIGLEMEGAHYQKAIQVASKIRHHISEDLFVMYAYYASDNPLETGSTLSSGGLGLTGVKPTYLITLRILEKILASGMNS, from the coding sequence ATGGTAAATTCACGTGCAAGAGAAACCACTGAAGCAATCGAAAGACTTTATGTTTCTATGCGACACTTATTCTATCGCGGTTTTTTCAAACCGGCCGGCATCTCCGGAGAAAGCCTTCGGTCTTTACTTATGACCATCAACCCGGAAATTTATGGAACCATGGGCGTTCCCAACAAAGTGGAGTTAGACGGACTTCTTTACGTTCTGGATCGATTACCGGAAGGAATCGAAGAATGTTCCTTTATTCATCTTACTTCTGATGAAGGTTTTGAAAAGGGAAGCTTTGAAGTAATTGTTCCTAAAAAGAGAAGAAGAAACTGTTATCGCATCGATGAGCATCAAATGAACATTGAGGTTCTTTTGGGCCGTTCCGAAATCTATGATATACTGACTCACCTCACCTTCTTATATATAGAAGCCGATAAAATCCGCAAACTCGCCTTTATTAATGATGAAAACGACAAGCCAACGCGCGCCTGGAAAATCATTGAAGAAGTAGCGAAAGGAGATAAAAAACTGAGTAGAAAAGAAAAAGAGGTAGCCTTGATCCACTTATCTTCACTTTTGGGAAGAACGTTCGACGAAACTTTGAATGCTTACAATAACTTTGGAGATGATTCTAATCCAGACCGTCTTTTCAAAATTATGTATCATTTAGGGAACGAAAGTTTTAATGATTATAAGAAGATTCGAGAACGTGAAGTTCATTTCTCAGCTATCTTAAGAGAAAGAGTGGGACATCATTTCTTCGGGGAAAAATGGGCAAATAAGGTAAAATCAGTTTTAGCTGAAAATAATATGCAAATGAGACCCTTACATATTATTTCCGCCAACATGCACTCAGTTAAGAATATGTTGTACGCCAACGATTCTATTGGAAAAAAACCAACGAAGAAGGTTGACTTTAAAATGTTTGAAGAAATTTCTAATAAGAAATCGCTGCAGGAAAAAGTATTGGCGCATTCACAAGAAGCTGGATTGATTTATATTGATGATCAAAGCGGAAGCAACATCGACGTTCAAATTATTGATTTGGCCAAAACCGATTTATCAAACACTCCTTTCGCCGACATGAAATATTCGGGAGAAGATGTGATTATGGTCTTTGATTATGCTTTTGGAGAACAAGCCTACGAAATTATGGATGAATTATTACGTCCGTATGAATATGGCGGCGAAGTATATACGATGAAGGTGAAATCGATATCGATTATGGGTAAAGCCGGAATTCTAATGGGAGAAAAAGGAGACATTATGATCCCAACTTCCCATGTTTTTGAAGGAACTGCAGATAATTATCCTTTTGAAAATGCTTTAAAATTAGAAGATTTCGAAGATGATGAGTTGCAGGCATTTGAAGGTGGAATGGTAACCGTTTTGGGAACTTCACTTCAGAACAAAGACATCCTGAAATATTTCATGGAAACTTCCTGGAAAGCAATCGGCCTGGAAATGGAAGGTGCACATTATCAAAAAGCCATTCAGGTCGCATCGAAAATCCGTCATCATATTTCCGAAGATCTCTTCGTAATGTACGCTTACTATGCTTCAGATAATCCTTTGGAAACAGGCTCAACCTTATCTTCAGGAGGCTTAGGTTTAACAGGAGTGAAACCGACCTATCTGATTACACTACGAATATTAGAGAAAATTTTGGCCAGCGGAATGAAT